A window from Kovacikia minuta CCNUW1 encodes these proteins:
- a CDS encoding DUF5117 domain-containing protein, with the protein MKRVSLVLAFLLGVVWGLVSAHPYPALSLLGPTPVDVQTVPKSGVDLGGREPRSEAWRRGGPEPKGRGIGQRDWIMGQTQENEEQPKPFDQLVKGSERMDGLFTLYRDRSAGKLYLEIKPDQINVNYLCNITLESGIGQSGIYSGLPMADFLFNFRRVDNKIQFVVPNVYFRTRPGDPLQRSLQRSFSNSVLQAVAIKSYNPQRKSYLIDVGSLFLNDFPGLTPMLSQILGSPYSLDTNRSYFEQVKSFPLNVEMESVYGFSGGNEESLPAFLDVLPDSRSFDLKIRYSLSQLPTSNGYRPRLADDRVGYFITAYQDFSDDSPRTPFVRYINRWHLEKQNPAAPLSPPKKPIVFWIENTVPLEYRDAVRDGVLMWNQAFEQAGFQNAIQVKQMPDNAAWDPADSRYNTIRWISSFDSGFLGMAPPRVNPLTGEILDADVLIACQFCPFP; encoded by the coding sequence ATGAAACGAGTCTCGCTGGTTCTTGCGTTTTTACTCGGCGTAGTTTGGGGATTGGTATCAGCCCATCCCTATCCGGCTTTGTCTCTTTTAGGGCCAACACCTGTTGATGTTCAAACTGTTCCAAAATCGGGTGTTGATTTGGGAGGTCGAGAGCCAAGATCCGAGGCTTGGAGGAGAGGCGGACCAGAACCGAAGGGCAGGGGGATCGGTCAACGGGATTGGATTATGGGGCAAACTCAGGAGAATGAGGAGCAGCCAAAACCATTTGACCAGTTGGTAAAAGGAAGTGAGCGAATGGATGGGCTGTTTACGCTCTACCGCGATCGCTCGGCAGGCAAACTTTATCTTGAAATCAAGCCAGACCAGATTAATGTCAACTACCTCTGTAACATTACGCTGGAGTCGGGCATTGGTCAGAGCGGCATTTACAGCGGGTTGCCGATGGCAGACTTTTTATTCAACTTTCGCCGAGTTGATAACAAGATCCAGTTTGTTGTGCCTAATGTTTATTTTCGCACCCGTCCCGGCGATCCGTTGCAGCGATCGCTGCAACGTTCCTTTAGCAATTCTGTCCTCCAAGCTGTTGCAATTAAGAGCTATAACCCGCAACGCAAAAGCTACCTGATTGACGTAGGGTCTCTATTTCTGAACGATTTTCCAGGGTTGACCCCGATGCTATCCCAGATTCTGGGGTCTCCCTACTCCCTGGATACCAACCGCTCCTATTTTGAGCAGGTGAAGAGTTTTCCCTTGAATGTTGAGATGGAATCCGTTTATGGATTTTCCGGGGGAAATGAGGAGTCATTACCCGCTTTTCTAGACGTGTTGCCTGATAGCCGCTCATTTGATCTAAAGATCCGCTACAGCCTTTCTCAATTGCCGACCAGTAATGGCTATCGTCCCCGACTGGCAGACGATCGGGTGGGCTATTTCATCACTGCCTACCAGGACTTTTCTGACGATTCACCCAGAACTCCCTTTGTTCGGTATATTAACCGCTGGCACCTGGAGAAGCAGAATCCCGCCGCGCCCCTTTCGCCCCCTAAAAAGCCGATTGTATTTTGGATTGAGAATACGGTACCGCTGGAGTATCGGGATGCGGTGCGGGATGGGGTGCTGATGTGGAATCAAGCCTTCGAGCAAGCCGGGTTTCAGAATGCCATTCAGGTGAAACAAATGCCTGATAACGCCGCTTGGGACCCGGCAGACAGCCGCTACAACACAATTCGCTGGATCAGTTCCTTTGACTCTGGCTTTCTGGGCATGGCTCCGCCTCGTGTTAATCCGCTGACCGGGGAGATTTTGGATGCGGATGTGTTAATTGCATGCCAGTTTTGCCCGTTTCCTTAA
- a CDS encoding zinc-dependent metalloprotease, giving the protein MHASFARFLKRQYQTLAQQNQMRLMPSLAKLTGNPELCSYGVASHYLKRSIPAKTLANPNLTLQLMGNYDLCFGLEASHQLAIGSMAMTMLQGVPLSSPEMKQYVQEFLRMLIAHEVGHTLGLRHNFRASAMLSPADLNNPAVTRQKGLVGSVMDYSAVNLAPQGTKQGDYFTHQVGPYDGWAIAYGYTPTNAFVPQAESRLLDKISRQAPEADLAYATDEDTFASLDPLVNRFDLSGDLLTYAPWQLENAHQMWQRLDQRYPAKGESFSDVRLMFDEVFDYYFQYSRFLTSYIGGQSFNRFRAGDAAGKLPFEPIPLEKQRQALALLQKYVFDERQFQFSPEFINKLAPSRWNHWGETPEFQTLDYPIYDRILFLQSAILNELLGNEHLARLRDAELKTQSGQAFPMPELFATLQTAVWREVLQPTDNLRLSSLRRGLQREQMNALIRMVLRSVDVPEDARTLAWYNLKQLRSALDNALRKENVDALTRAHLEESSDRITKALNAQLQTQ; this is encoded by the coding sequence TTGCATGCCAGTTTTGCCCGTTTCCTTAAACGGCAGTATCAAACCCTGGCGCAGCAGAACCAGATGCGCCTGATGCCTTCGCTGGCAAAATTGACGGGTAATCCTGAGTTGTGTAGCTATGGAGTTGCGTCCCACTACCTCAAACGCTCCATCCCTGCAAAAACCCTGGCAAACCCGAATCTGACTCTCCAACTGATGGGAAATTATGACCTCTGTTTTGGTCTGGAGGCAAGCCACCAATTGGCGATCGGCTCAATGGCAATGACCATGCTCCAAGGCGTTCCGCTCAGCAGTCCGGAGATGAAACAGTATGTCCAGGAATTTTTGAGAATGTTAATTGCCCACGAGGTTGGGCATACCTTAGGGCTGCGCCATAACTTTAGGGCAAGTGCGATGTTGTCCCCCGCTGATCTGAATAATCCAGCGGTAACCCGTCAAAAGGGATTGGTTGGCTCGGTGATGGATTATAGTGCCGTCAACCTGGCACCCCAGGGAACAAAGCAGGGAGATTACTTTACCCATCAGGTTGGGCCCTATGATGGGTGGGCGATCGCCTACGGTTACACGCCAACTAACGCCTTTGTGCCCCAGGCAGAATCTCGCTTGCTCGATAAGATTTCCCGTCAGGCTCCAGAAGCTGACCTTGCCTACGCGACCGATGAAGATACCTTTGCCAGCTTAGATCCCCTGGTCAATCGATTTGATTTGAGCGGCGATTTGCTCACCTATGCCCCCTGGCAATTGGAAAATGCTCATCAGATGTGGCAACGCCTGGATCAGCGCTATCCTGCCAAGGGTGAGAGCTTTAGCGATGTCCGGTTGATGTTCGACGAGGTGTTTGATTACTACTTTCAGTACAGCCGATTTTTGACGAGTTACATTGGGGGGCAGTCCTTTAACCGTTTTCGGGCTGGAGATGCGGCAGGCAAGCTGCCGTTTGAACCCATTCCATTGGAGAAACAACGTCAGGCACTGGCACTCCTGCAAAAGTATGTGTTTGATGAGCGCCAATTTCAATTCTCGCCAGAATTCATCAACAAGCTGGCACCTTCTCGTTGGAACCACTGGGGCGAGACTCCAGAGTTCCAGACATTGGATTATCCAATTTACGATCGCATCCTGTTCTTGCAATCCGCCATCCTGAATGAACTGTTGGGGAATGAGCACCTTGCCCGCTTGCGCGATGCAGAACTAAAAACCCAATCGGGGCAGGCATTTCCTATGCCAGAACTGTTCGCCACCTTGCAAACTGCCGTCTGGCGCGAAGTCCTCCAACCCACTGATAATCTGCGCCTATCTAGCCTGCGGCGGGGATTGCAGCGAGAACAGATGAATGCCTTAATTCGCATGGTGCTGCGATCGGTGGATGTACCCGAAGATGCCCGTACCCTCGCCTGGTACAACTTGAAACAACTCCGCAGCGCTTTAGATAACGCCCTTCGTAAGGAAAATGTTGACGCCTTGACCCGCGCTCATTTGGAGGAGAGTAGCGATCGGATCACGAAAGCCCTCAATGCCCAGTTGCAGACGCAGTGA
- a CDS encoding Uma2 family endonuclease, whose amino-acid sequence MTSTTEFFPRIIEYPDEDGLPMAESDQTREYLVYATKVLAVFFEHRQDVYASGNLFIYYEEGNPEAVVAPDVFVIYGVENRQRRSYKVWQENDRTPNFVLEITSKTTRSKDQGAKKGIYAFLGVQEYYQYDPTGDYLRPPLQGFHLVDGGYVPITTTTLPNGTLVLPSAVLGLELHLIGQEMRFYDPATQRIHLPMKKKPQLARLRKNALRLRKNGQPVWRLS is encoded by the coding sequence ATGACCTCCACAACTGAGTTTTTCCCAAGAATCATTGAATATCCCGATGAGGACGGGTTGCCGATGGCTGAGAGTGATCAGACTCGCGAGTATCTGGTTTACGCGACCAAAGTGCTGGCGGTCTTTTTCGAGCATCGGCAAGACGTTTATGCATCGGGCAATCTCTTCATCTACTACGAAGAGGGCAATCCGGAGGCGGTTGTGGCACCGGATGTGTTTGTTATTTATGGGGTAGAAAATCGGCAGCGGCGGTCGTACAAAGTCTGGCAGGAGAACGATCGAACTCCTAATTTTGTTCTGGAAATCACTTCAAAAACCACTCGCAGCAAGGATCAAGGTGCAAAGAAAGGAATCTATGCTTTTCTGGGAGTACAGGAATATTACCAATACGATCCAACTGGGGATTATCTGCGCCCTCCCTTACAGGGCTTTCATTTAGTAGACGGAGGCTACGTTCCGATTACAACTACAACACTTCCAAATGGAACCCTGGTTTTACCGAGTGCTGTGTTAGGTTTAGAGCTACATCTGATTGGTCAGGAAATGCGCTTCTATGACCCCGCAACGCAGCGGATTCACTTACCCATGAAGAAGAAACCTCAGCTCGCCAGACTGCGGAAGAACGCGCTCAGACTGCGGAAGAACGGGCAGCCCGTCTGGCGGCTAAGCTGA
- the sppA gene encoding signal peptide peptidase SppA produces MRDFLKYTFATVLGLLIFLGLSIGGLVSLVIMAVSSDTGPQVKDKSVLTFNLSLNITDSKRGSSPLAEALVSRDEPDTITLRSVLDAIDKASRDPRIVGLYLYGDTEGGGTGFATLKEVREALQRFRASGKKIVAYDVNWREREYYLASVADTIALNPIGSLELNGLSSEMMFLAGALKKYGIGIQVTRVGKYKSAVEPLLLTKPSPANRQQTEALLGDLWKEFLTETGKNRNLTAPRLQTIADNQGVLMADEALKSRLIDRVAYLDEVVTDLKKLTDSKEKDKSFRQISLKSYARVAEDALEKERNSTNKIAVVYAEGEIVNGEGGDGEVGGDRLAKQLRQIRQNKTIKAVVLRVNSPGGSVTASEVIQREVILTRKEKPLVVSMGSVAASGGYWISTYSDRIFAEPNTITGSIGVFGVLPNIQKLANNNGITWDVVKTGRFADTFTISRPKTPQEIALIQRSVDIFYNEFLTKVSESRKLAKPKVAEIAQGRVWSGQRAKAIGLVDELGGMDAAIQDAAKRAKLGDDWELEEYPKARSFEERLFGKLVGDQVFSKSSQVNPLTTEFKKLQVDLKTLQLMNDPLGVYARLPFNFRID; encoded by the coding sequence ATGCGTGACTTCCTGAAATATACCTTCGCCACAGTACTGGGATTGCTGATTTTTCTCGGCTTGAGCATTGGTGGGCTGGTATCTCTTGTGATCATGGCAGTATCTAGCGATACGGGGCCTCAGGTAAAAGATAAATCGGTACTAACCTTTAATTTATCGCTGAATATTACCGACTCTAAGCGCGGTTCCAGTCCACTTGCCGAAGCATTGGTTTCTCGGGATGAACCCGATACGATTACGCTACGGTCGGTGCTGGATGCGATCGATAAGGCGAGCCGCGATCCCCGGATAGTAGGGCTATATCTCTACGGCGACACTGAAGGGGGTGGAACCGGTTTTGCCACACTGAAGGAAGTTCGGGAGGCGCTGCAACGCTTTCGGGCTTCGGGCAAAAAAATTGTTGCCTACGATGTCAACTGGCGAGAGCGGGAATATTACCTGGCGTCCGTTGCCGATACGATCGCCCTCAATCCGATCGGTTCCCTGGAATTGAACGGCTTAAGTTCCGAAATGATGTTTCTTGCCGGAGCTTTGAAGAAATATGGCATTGGTATTCAAGTGACCCGTGTCGGTAAATATAAATCTGCCGTAGAGCCCCTTTTACTAACAAAACCCAGTCCGGCAAATCGCCAGCAAACCGAGGCGTTACTGGGCGATCTCTGGAAAGAATTTCTGACTGAAACGGGTAAGAACCGTAACCTCACAGCTCCCAGGCTGCAAACGATCGCGGATAATCAGGGCGTTTTAATGGCAGATGAAGCACTCAAAAGTCGTTTAATCGACAGGGTGGCTTACTTAGACGAAGTCGTAACCGACCTGAAGAAACTGACAGATAGTAAGGAAAAAGACAAATCCTTCCGTCAAATTAGTTTGAAGTCCTACGCCAGAGTTGCTGAGGATGCGCTTGAAAAAGAACGCAATTCTACAAACAAGATTGCGGTAGTCTACGCGGAAGGCGAAATCGTGAATGGGGAAGGGGGTGACGGAGAGGTTGGGGGCGATCGCCTCGCTAAGCAACTGCGCCAAATTCGTCAGAACAAGACCATCAAAGCCGTTGTCCTGCGGGTAAACAGCCCTGGTGGGAGCGTCACAGCTTCTGAAGTGATTCAGCGAGAAGTGATTCTGACCCGTAAAGAAAAGCCCCTGGTGGTTTCTATGGGGTCGGTGGCTGCTTCTGGGGGCTACTGGATTTCGACCTACAGCGATCGCATCTTTGCCGAACCCAATACCATCACTGGCTCGATCGGGGTATTTGGTGTGCTCCCCAATATTCAAAAATTGGCAAACAACAACGGTATCACCTGGGATGTGGTCAAAACGGGTCGATTTGCTGACACCTTCACAATTTCTCGCCCCAAAACACCCCAGGAAATTGCCCTGATCCAACGATCGGTTGATATTTTCTATAACGAGTTTTTAACAAAGGTATCAGAATCTCGTAAACTGGCGAAACCGAAAGTTGCTGAGATTGCTCAAGGAAGAGTGTGGTCTGGGCAGAGAGCAAAAGCGATCGGACTGGTAGATGAACTTGGTGGAATGGACGCTGCCATTCAGGATGCTGCCAAACGGGCAAAATTAGGCGATGATTGGGAACTGGAGGAATACCCAAAAGCCCGTAGTTTTGAAGAACGTTTGTTTGGCAAACTGGTAGGTGATCAGGTTTTCAGCAAATCTTCCCAAGTAAATCCCCTGACCACCGAATTCAAAAAGCTCCAGGTCGATTTGAAAACCCTTCAGCTAATGAACGACCCCTTAGGAGTTTATGCCCGTCTACCTTTTAATTTCAGAATCGATTAA
- a CDS encoding PHP domain-containing protein, which yields MAVDLAQAATFANLAARDITALRQVFETIHVESCPTSYNFHMHTVCSDGQLQPEALIQQAIAIGLKGFAITDHHTINGYRAAQDWLNGWQQQYPTKPAPRLWTGVEINANLLGIEVHILGYAFDPQHCSMTSYLLRHAAVEEDYQAERVIASIHAAGGLAVLAHPVRYRRSPEELIPEAARLGIDGVETYYAYDNPNPWRSSVAQTERVKQLSSTYNLLNTCGTDTHGLSLLQRL from the coding sequence ATGGCTGTTGATTTAGCTCAGGCTGCAACCTTTGCAAACCTGGCGGCTCGGGATATCACAGCGCTCCGGCAGGTATTTGAAACCATCCATGTGGAGAGTTGCCCCACTTCCTATAACTTCCATATGCATACGGTTTGCTCTGACGGTCAGTTGCAACCGGAGGCACTGATTCAACAAGCGATCGCGATCGGACTCAAAGGATTCGCAATTACCGATCACCATACAATTAATGGCTATCGTGCCGCCCAAGACTGGTTAAACGGATGGCAGCAACAATACCCGACGAAACCTGCTCCAAGACTTTGGACAGGCGTTGAAATCAATGCCAACCTCTTAGGCATTGAGGTTCATATTCTTGGGTATGCCTTTGATCCACAGCACTGCTCCATGACTTCCTACTTGCTCCGACATGCTGCCGTAGAAGAGGACTATCAGGCAGAAAGGGTCATTGCCAGCATCCATGCTGCTGGAGGACTAGCAGTATTGGCGCACCCGGTTCGGTATCGACGATCTCCAGAAGAGTTGATCCCGGAAGCTGCCCGTCTCGGAATTGATGGGGTCGAGACCTACTATGCCTACGACAACCCCAATCCCTGGCGCTCCAGCGTTGCCCAAACTGAACGGGTCAAACAACTCAGCAGCACCTACAATCTGCTTAACACCTGTGGCACCGATACGCATGGCTTGAGTTTGCTCCAGCGGCTTTAG